A genomic stretch from Coffea arabica cultivar ET-39 chromosome 10c, Coffea Arabica ET-39 HiFi, whole genome shotgun sequence includes:
- the LOC113714798 gene encoding protein ALTERED SEED GERMINATION 2-like isoform X3 produces MDGKNHEDDVVKAKTSSLSVYCYANPGQACPAQPSPTDSLHFFTSVTQLFKSILIISVPEMESLRFHDGNITDLIDSRILGLRSDITHSLQVHSSMVRRLFLERELEGHRGCVNAVAWNSEGSLLISGSDDTQINIWSYSSRKLLHSIETGHSTNIFCTKFVPETSDELVVSGAGDAEVRLFNLSRLSGRGLDENMITPSAIFQCHTRRVKKLAVEVGNPNVVWSASEDGTLRQHDFREGASCPPAGSSHQECRNILLDLRWGAKKSLADPPKQSLALKSCDLSFTRPHLLLVGGSDAFARLYDRRMLPPLSSSEKKLPPPPCVSYFCPMHLSDRGRSSIHLTHVAFSPNSEEVLLSYSGEHVYLMDVNPATGSSMRYTVGDITKLTSFAPILNGVELQQSFPRVCSNGSSKGHVAARLDKCRKLIQFAGKSLKGETSSYDGIEACNEVLDGHGHEIGPSLMLECLCIRAALLLKRKWKNDVHMAIRDCYRARKINSSSLKALLCMSEALFQLGKHKEALDFAFAAQTLAPSDSEVLEKVENIKNLIAAAEAEKNKTTNGGSNSEPRSARLLSLSDILYRSEANSDASQDGPRSEREDSDYDEELELDFETALPEDEGRDIESNVLHGSLNLRIHRRDDANMETGRANGSCESPASSCQNDKAPYEPEAVTDMKQRYVGHCNVGTDIKQASFLGQRGEYIASGSDDGRWFIWEKRTGRLVKILHGDDAVVNCIQCHPFDCVVATSGIDNTIKIWTPSASVPSSVAGGAAGPETSDVLDAMENNQRRLSQSREAIFRPFEILERFRMHEFAEGSLHPFECTQS; encoded by the exons atggACGGGAAAAACCACGAAGATGACGTTGTTAAAGCAAAGACGTCGTCACTCTCAGTGTATTGCTACGCCAACCCAGGCCAGGCCTGCCCAGCCCAGCCCAGTCCAACCGACTCACTGCATTTTTTTACTTCCGTCACCCAGCTCTTCAAGTCTATTTTGATCATCAGT GTTCCGGAAATGGAGTCGCTGCGTTTTCACGACGGTAACATCACCGACTTGATCGATTCTCGTATTCTCGGCCTTCGTTCC GACATTACTCACAGTTTGCAAGTGCACTCCTCAATGGTGCGAAGGTTGTTCTTGGAGAGAGAATTGGAG GGGCATAGGGGTTGTGTGAATGCTGTGGCTTGGAATTCAGAAGGCTCACTTTTAATATCTGGATCTGATGATACACAG ATTAACATTTGGAGTTATTCAAGCCGGAAGCTTTTGCACTCTATTGAGACTGGGCATTCTACTAATATATTCTGTACAAAATTTGTTCCTGAGACTTCAGATGAGCTTGTGGTTTCTGGGGCCGGAGATGCTGAA GTTCGGCTCTTTAATTTGTCTCGATTGAGTGGTAGAGGACTTGATGAAAACATGATTACTCCTTCGGCAATTTTTCAATGTCACACCAGGAGGGTTAAAAAATTAGCT GTAGAAGTTGGAAACCCAAATGTTGTGTGGAGTGCTAGTGAAGATGGGACTTTGAGGCAGCACGATTTTCGGGAAGGTGCTTCATGCCCCCCAGCAGGATCTTCTCACCAAGAATGTCGCAATATTCTA CTTGACTTGCGTTGGGGAGCCAAGAAGTCATTAGCTGATCCTCCCAAGCAATCTCTTGCACTGAAGTCTTGTGATCTCAGTTTTACGAGGCCGCATTTGCTCCTTGTTGGTGGGAG CGATGCATTTGCCCGTTTGTATGATAGAAGAATGCTGCCACCATTATCATCCAGTGAAAAGAAGTTGCCGCCACCTCCTTGTGTCAGCTACTTTTGTCCAATGCATCTTTCTGATCGT GGGCGTTCTAGCATACATCTAACCCACGTCGCCTTTAGCCCCAATTCTGAGGAGGTTCTTCTCAGTTATAGTGGGGAGCATGTATACCTGATGGATGTAAATCCCG CAACTGGAAGTAGTATGCGGTACACGGTAGGAGATATCACAAAACTGACAAGCTTTGCTCCCATACTCAATGGAGTGGAATTGCAACAGTCATTTCCTCGTGTCTGCTCTAATGGATCTAGTAAAGGCCATGTTGCTGCTAGG CTTGACAAGTGCAGAAAACTGATCCAGTTTGCTGGAAAATCACTGAAGGGTGAAACAAGCTCTTATGATGGAATTGAGGCTTGTAATGAAGTTTTGGATGGCCATGGTCATGAGATTGGACCTTCATTAATGCTCGAGTGTTTGTGTATACGTGCAGCTTTGTTGCTTAAG CGGAAATGGAAAAATGATGTTCATATGGCAATAAGAGATTGCTATAGAGCTAGGAAAATCAATTCTTCTTCTTTGAAGGCACTGCTTTGTATGTCTGAAGCTTTATTtcag TTGGGGAAGCATAAAGAAGCGCTTGACTTTGCTTTTGCTGCCCAAACATTGGCTCCATCTGATTCTGAAGTTCTAGAAAAGGTTGAGAATATAAAGAATCTCATAGCTGCAG CTGAAGCTGAGAAAAACAAGACTACCAATGGAGGATCTAATTCTGAACCTCGATCTGCAAGGTTACTGTCATTGAGTGACATACTTTATCGTTCTGAGGCTAATAGTGATGCTTCACAAGATGGTCCAAGGTCTGAAAGAGAAGATTCAGATTATGATGAGGAATTAGAGCTGGATTTTGAGACAGCATTACCAGAAGATGAAGGACGGGATATTGAGTCCAATGTTCTTCACGGGAGTTTAAATTTAAGGATCCATAGGAGAGATGATGCAAATATGGAGACTGGACGTGCAAATGGTTCTTGTGAATCACCTGCATCATCGTGTCAAAATGATAAAGCACCTTATGAG CCTGAGGCAGTCACAGACATGAAGCAAAGATATGTTGGCCACTGTAATGTTGGCACTGATATAAAACAAGCCAGTTTTCTTGGGCAAAGAG GTGAATATATTGCTAGTGGAAGTGATGATGGCAGATGGTTCATATGGGAGAAGAGAACTGGTAGATTAGTAAAAATACTACATGGAGATGATGCGG TTGTGAATTGCATCCAGTGTCATCCATTTGATTGTGTTGTGGCTACTAGTGGAATTGACAATACAATAAAG ATTTGGACACCTAGTGCTTCAGTTCCTTCCAGTGTAGCTGGTGGAGCGGCTGGACCAGAGACTTCAGATGTTCTAGATGCAATGGAAAACAATCAGCGAAGGTTAAGTCAGAGTCGGGAAGCAATCTT CAGGCCCTTTGAAATCTTGGAAAGATTTCGGATGCATGAATTTGCAGAAGGCAGCTTGCATCCATTCGAGTGCACACAGAGCTAG
- the LOC113714798 gene encoding protein ALTERED SEED GERMINATION 2-like isoform X2, giving the protein MDGKNHEDDVVKAKTSSLSVYCYANPGQACPAQPSPTDSLHFFTSVTQLFKSILIISVPEMESLRFHDGNITDLIDSRILGLRSDITHSLQVHSSMVRRLFLERELEGHRGCVNAVAWNSEGSLLISGSDDTQINIWSYSSRKLLHSIETGHSTNIFCTKFVPETSDELVVSGAGDAEVRLFNLSRLSGRGLDENMITPSAIFQCHTRRVKKLAVEVGNPNVVWSASEDGTLRQHDFREGASCPPAGSSHQECRNILLDLRWGAKKSLADPPKQSLALKSCDLSFTRPHLLLVGGSDAFARLYDRRMLPPLSSSEKKLPPPPCVSYFCPMHLSDRGRSSIHLTHVAFSPNSEEVLLSYSGEHVYLMDVNPATGSSMRYTVGDITKLTSFAPILNGVELQQSFPRVCSNGSSKGHVAARLDKCRKLIQFAGKSLKGETSSYDGIEACNEVLDGHGHEIGPSLMLECLCIRAALLLKRKWKNDVHMAIRDCYRARKINSSSLKALLCMSEALFQQLGKHKEALDFAFAAQTLAPSDSEVLEKVENIKNLIAAAEAEKNKTTNGGSNSEPRSARLLSLSDILYRSEANSDASQDGPRSEREDSDYDEELELDFETALPEDEGRDIESNVLHGSLNLRIHRRDDANMETGRANGSCESPASSCQNDKAPYEPEAVTDMKQRYVGHCNVGTDIKQASFLGQRGEYIASGSDDGRWFIWEKRTGRLVKILHGDDAVVNCIQCHPFDCVVATSGIDNTIKIWTPSASVPSSVAGGAAGPETSDVLDAMENNQRRLSQSREAILPFEILERFRMHEFAEGSLHPFECTQS; this is encoded by the exons atggACGGGAAAAACCACGAAGATGACGTTGTTAAAGCAAAGACGTCGTCACTCTCAGTGTATTGCTACGCCAACCCAGGCCAGGCCTGCCCAGCCCAGCCCAGTCCAACCGACTCACTGCATTTTTTTACTTCCGTCACCCAGCTCTTCAAGTCTATTTTGATCATCAGT GTTCCGGAAATGGAGTCGCTGCGTTTTCACGACGGTAACATCACCGACTTGATCGATTCTCGTATTCTCGGCCTTCGTTCC GACATTACTCACAGTTTGCAAGTGCACTCCTCAATGGTGCGAAGGTTGTTCTTGGAGAGAGAATTGGAG GGGCATAGGGGTTGTGTGAATGCTGTGGCTTGGAATTCAGAAGGCTCACTTTTAATATCTGGATCTGATGATACACAG ATTAACATTTGGAGTTATTCAAGCCGGAAGCTTTTGCACTCTATTGAGACTGGGCATTCTACTAATATATTCTGTACAAAATTTGTTCCTGAGACTTCAGATGAGCTTGTGGTTTCTGGGGCCGGAGATGCTGAA GTTCGGCTCTTTAATTTGTCTCGATTGAGTGGTAGAGGACTTGATGAAAACATGATTACTCCTTCGGCAATTTTTCAATGTCACACCAGGAGGGTTAAAAAATTAGCT GTAGAAGTTGGAAACCCAAATGTTGTGTGGAGTGCTAGTGAAGATGGGACTTTGAGGCAGCACGATTTTCGGGAAGGTGCTTCATGCCCCCCAGCAGGATCTTCTCACCAAGAATGTCGCAATATTCTA CTTGACTTGCGTTGGGGAGCCAAGAAGTCATTAGCTGATCCTCCCAAGCAATCTCTTGCACTGAAGTCTTGTGATCTCAGTTTTACGAGGCCGCATTTGCTCCTTGTTGGTGGGAG CGATGCATTTGCCCGTTTGTATGATAGAAGAATGCTGCCACCATTATCATCCAGTGAAAAGAAGTTGCCGCCACCTCCTTGTGTCAGCTACTTTTGTCCAATGCATCTTTCTGATCGT GGGCGTTCTAGCATACATCTAACCCACGTCGCCTTTAGCCCCAATTCTGAGGAGGTTCTTCTCAGTTATAGTGGGGAGCATGTATACCTGATGGATGTAAATCCCG CAACTGGAAGTAGTATGCGGTACACGGTAGGAGATATCACAAAACTGACAAGCTTTGCTCCCATACTCAATGGAGTGGAATTGCAACAGTCATTTCCTCGTGTCTGCTCTAATGGATCTAGTAAAGGCCATGTTGCTGCTAGG CTTGACAAGTGCAGAAAACTGATCCAGTTTGCTGGAAAATCACTGAAGGGTGAAACAAGCTCTTATGATGGAATTGAGGCTTGTAATGAAGTTTTGGATGGCCATGGTCATGAGATTGGACCTTCATTAATGCTCGAGTGTTTGTGTATACGTGCAGCTTTGTTGCTTAAG CGGAAATGGAAAAATGATGTTCATATGGCAATAAGAGATTGCTATAGAGCTAGGAAAATCAATTCTTCTTCTTTGAAGGCACTGCTTTGTATGTCTGAAGCTTTATTtcag CAGTTGGGGAAGCATAAAGAAGCGCTTGACTTTGCTTTTGCTGCCCAAACATTGGCTCCATCTGATTCTGAAGTTCTAGAAAAGGTTGAGAATATAAAGAATCTCATAGCTGCAG CTGAAGCTGAGAAAAACAAGACTACCAATGGAGGATCTAATTCTGAACCTCGATCTGCAAGGTTACTGTCATTGAGTGACATACTTTATCGTTCTGAGGCTAATAGTGATGCTTCACAAGATGGTCCAAGGTCTGAAAGAGAAGATTCAGATTATGATGAGGAATTAGAGCTGGATTTTGAGACAGCATTACCAGAAGATGAAGGACGGGATATTGAGTCCAATGTTCTTCACGGGAGTTTAAATTTAAGGATCCATAGGAGAGATGATGCAAATATGGAGACTGGACGTGCAAATGGTTCTTGTGAATCACCTGCATCATCGTGTCAAAATGATAAAGCACCTTATGAG CCTGAGGCAGTCACAGACATGAAGCAAAGATATGTTGGCCACTGTAATGTTGGCACTGATATAAAACAAGCCAGTTTTCTTGGGCAAAGAG GTGAATATATTGCTAGTGGAAGTGATGATGGCAGATGGTTCATATGGGAGAAGAGAACTGGTAGATTAGTAAAAATACTACATGGAGATGATGCGG TTGTGAATTGCATCCAGTGTCATCCATTTGATTGTGTTGTGGCTACTAGTGGAATTGACAATACAATAAAG ATTTGGACACCTAGTGCTTCAGTTCCTTCCAGTGTAGCTGGTGGAGCGGCTGGACCAGAGACTTCAGATGTTCTAGATGCAATGGAAAACAATCAGCGAAGGTTAAGTCAGAGTCGGGAAGCAATCTT GCCCTTTGAAATCTTGGAAAGATTTCGGATGCATGAATTTGCAGAAGGCAGCTTGCATCCATTCGAGTGCACACAGAGCTAG
- the LOC113714798 gene encoding protein ALTERED SEED GERMINATION 2-like isoform X1, protein MDGKNHEDDVVKAKTSSLSVYCYANPGQACPAQPSPTDSLHFFTSVTQLFKSILIISVPEMESLRFHDGNITDLIDSRILGLRSDITHSLQVHSSMVRRLFLERELEGHRGCVNAVAWNSEGSLLISGSDDTQINIWSYSSRKLLHSIETGHSTNIFCTKFVPETSDELVVSGAGDAEVRLFNLSRLSGRGLDENMITPSAIFQCHTRRVKKLAVEVGNPNVVWSASEDGTLRQHDFREGASCPPAGSSHQECRNILLDLRWGAKKSLADPPKQSLALKSCDLSFTRPHLLLVGGSDAFARLYDRRMLPPLSSSEKKLPPPPCVSYFCPMHLSDRGRSSIHLTHVAFSPNSEEVLLSYSGEHVYLMDVNPATGSSMRYTVGDITKLTSFAPILNGVELQQSFPRVCSNGSSKGHVAARLDKCRKLIQFAGKSLKGETSSYDGIEACNEVLDGHGHEIGPSLMLECLCIRAALLLKRKWKNDVHMAIRDCYRARKINSSSLKALLCMSEALFQQLGKHKEALDFAFAAQTLAPSDSEVLEKVENIKNLIAAAEAEKNKTTNGGSNSEPRSARLLSLSDILYRSEANSDASQDGPRSEREDSDYDEELELDFETALPEDEGRDIESNVLHGSLNLRIHRRDDANMETGRANGSCESPASSCQNDKAPYEPEAVTDMKQRYVGHCNVGTDIKQASFLGQRGEYIASGSDDGRWFIWEKRTGRLVKILHGDDAVVNCIQCHPFDCVVATSGIDNTIKIWTPSASVPSSVAGGAAGPETSDVLDAMENNQRRLSQSREAIFRPFEILERFRMHEFAEGSLHPFECTQS, encoded by the exons atggACGGGAAAAACCACGAAGATGACGTTGTTAAAGCAAAGACGTCGTCACTCTCAGTGTATTGCTACGCCAACCCAGGCCAGGCCTGCCCAGCCCAGCCCAGTCCAACCGACTCACTGCATTTTTTTACTTCCGTCACCCAGCTCTTCAAGTCTATTTTGATCATCAGT GTTCCGGAAATGGAGTCGCTGCGTTTTCACGACGGTAACATCACCGACTTGATCGATTCTCGTATTCTCGGCCTTCGTTCC GACATTACTCACAGTTTGCAAGTGCACTCCTCAATGGTGCGAAGGTTGTTCTTGGAGAGAGAATTGGAG GGGCATAGGGGTTGTGTGAATGCTGTGGCTTGGAATTCAGAAGGCTCACTTTTAATATCTGGATCTGATGATACACAG ATTAACATTTGGAGTTATTCAAGCCGGAAGCTTTTGCACTCTATTGAGACTGGGCATTCTACTAATATATTCTGTACAAAATTTGTTCCTGAGACTTCAGATGAGCTTGTGGTTTCTGGGGCCGGAGATGCTGAA GTTCGGCTCTTTAATTTGTCTCGATTGAGTGGTAGAGGACTTGATGAAAACATGATTACTCCTTCGGCAATTTTTCAATGTCACACCAGGAGGGTTAAAAAATTAGCT GTAGAAGTTGGAAACCCAAATGTTGTGTGGAGTGCTAGTGAAGATGGGACTTTGAGGCAGCACGATTTTCGGGAAGGTGCTTCATGCCCCCCAGCAGGATCTTCTCACCAAGAATGTCGCAATATTCTA CTTGACTTGCGTTGGGGAGCCAAGAAGTCATTAGCTGATCCTCCCAAGCAATCTCTTGCACTGAAGTCTTGTGATCTCAGTTTTACGAGGCCGCATTTGCTCCTTGTTGGTGGGAG CGATGCATTTGCCCGTTTGTATGATAGAAGAATGCTGCCACCATTATCATCCAGTGAAAAGAAGTTGCCGCCACCTCCTTGTGTCAGCTACTTTTGTCCAATGCATCTTTCTGATCGT GGGCGTTCTAGCATACATCTAACCCACGTCGCCTTTAGCCCCAATTCTGAGGAGGTTCTTCTCAGTTATAGTGGGGAGCATGTATACCTGATGGATGTAAATCCCG CAACTGGAAGTAGTATGCGGTACACGGTAGGAGATATCACAAAACTGACAAGCTTTGCTCCCATACTCAATGGAGTGGAATTGCAACAGTCATTTCCTCGTGTCTGCTCTAATGGATCTAGTAAAGGCCATGTTGCTGCTAGG CTTGACAAGTGCAGAAAACTGATCCAGTTTGCTGGAAAATCACTGAAGGGTGAAACAAGCTCTTATGATGGAATTGAGGCTTGTAATGAAGTTTTGGATGGCCATGGTCATGAGATTGGACCTTCATTAATGCTCGAGTGTTTGTGTATACGTGCAGCTTTGTTGCTTAAG CGGAAATGGAAAAATGATGTTCATATGGCAATAAGAGATTGCTATAGAGCTAGGAAAATCAATTCTTCTTCTTTGAAGGCACTGCTTTGTATGTCTGAAGCTTTATTtcag CAGTTGGGGAAGCATAAAGAAGCGCTTGACTTTGCTTTTGCTGCCCAAACATTGGCTCCATCTGATTCTGAAGTTCTAGAAAAGGTTGAGAATATAAAGAATCTCATAGCTGCAG CTGAAGCTGAGAAAAACAAGACTACCAATGGAGGATCTAATTCTGAACCTCGATCTGCAAGGTTACTGTCATTGAGTGACATACTTTATCGTTCTGAGGCTAATAGTGATGCTTCACAAGATGGTCCAAGGTCTGAAAGAGAAGATTCAGATTATGATGAGGAATTAGAGCTGGATTTTGAGACAGCATTACCAGAAGATGAAGGACGGGATATTGAGTCCAATGTTCTTCACGGGAGTTTAAATTTAAGGATCCATAGGAGAGATGATGCAAATATGGAGACTGGACGTGCAAATGGTTCTTGTGAATCACCTGCATCATCGTGTCAAAATGATAAAGCACCTTATGAG CCTGAGGCAGTCACAGACATGAAGCAAAGATATGTTGGCCACTGTAATGTTGGCACTGATATAAAACAAGCCAGTTTTCTTGGGCAAAGAG GTGAATATATTGCTAGTGGAAGTGATGATGGCAGATGGTTCATATGGGAGAAGAGAACTGGTAGATTAGTAAAAATACTACATGGAGATGATGCGG TTGTGAATTGCATCCAGTGTCATCCATTTGATTGTGTTGTGGCTACTAGTGGAATTGACAATACAATAAAG ATTTGGACACCTAGTGCTTCAGTTCCTTCCAGTGTAGCTGGTGGAGCGGCTGGACCAGAGACTTCAGATGTTCTAGATGCAATGGAAAACAATCAGCGAAGGTTAAGTCAGAGTCGGGAAGCAATCTT CAGGCCCTTTGAAATCTTGGAAAGATTTCGGATGCATGAATTTGCAGAAGGCAGCTTGCATCCATTCGAGTGCACACAGAGCTAG
- the LOC113714798 gene encoding protein ALTERED SEED GERMINATION 2-like isoform X4: MDGKNHEDDVVKAKTSSLSVYCYANPGQACPAQPSPTDSLHFFTSVTQLFKSILIISVPEMESLRFHDGNITDLIDSRILGLRSDITHSLQVHSSMVRRLFLERELEGHRGCVNAVAWNSEGSLLISGSDDTQINIWSYSSRKLLHSIETGHSTNIFCTKFVPETSDELVVSGAGDAEVRLFNLSRLSGRGLDENMITPSAIFQCHTRRVKKLAVEVGNPNVVWSASEDGTLRQHDFREGASCPPAGSSHQECRNILLDLRWGAKKSLADPPKQSLALKSCDLSFTRPHLLLVGGSDAFARLYDRRMLPPLSSSEKKLPPPPCVSYFCPMHLSDRGRSSIHLTHVAFSPNSEEVLLSYSGEHVYLMDVNPATGSSMRYTVGDITKLTSFAPILNGVELQQSFPRVCSNGSSKGHVAARLDKCRKLIQFAGKSLKGETSSYDGIEACNEVLDGHGHEIGPSLMLECLCIRAALLLKRKWKNDVHMAIRDCYRARKINSSSLKALLCMSEALFQLGKHKEALDFAFAAQTLAPSDSEVLEKVENIKNLIAAAEAEKNKTTNGGSNSEPRSARLLSLSDILYRSEANSDASQDGPRSEREDSDYDEELELDFETALPEDEGRDIESNVLHGSLNLRIHRRDDANMETGRANGSCESPASSCQNDKAPYEPEAVTDMKQRYVGHCNVGTDIKQASFLGQRGEYIASGSDDGRWFIWEKRTGRLVKILHGDDAVVNCIQCHPFDCVVATSGIDNTIKIWTPSASVPSSVAGGAAGPETSDVLDAMENNQRRLSQSREAILPFEILERFRMHEFAEGSLHPFECTQS; encoded by the exons atggACGGGAAAAACCACGAAGATGACGTTGTTAAAGCAAAGACGTCGTCACTCTCAGTGTATTGCTACGCCAACCCAGGCCAGGCCTGCCCAGCCCAGCCCAGTCCAACCGACTCACTGCATTTTTTTACTTCCGTCACCCAGCTCTTCAAGTCTATTTTGATCATCAGT GTTCCGGAAATGGAGTCGCTGCGTTTTCACGACGGTAACATCACCGACTTGATCGATTCTCGTATTCTCGGCCTTCGTTCC GACATTACTCACAGTTTGCAAGTGCACTCCTCAATGGTGCGAAGGTTGTTCTTGGAGAGAGAATTGGAG GGGCATAGGGGTTGTGTGAATGCTGTGGCTTGGAATTCAGAAGGCTCACTTTTAATATCTGGATCTGATGATACACAG ATTAACATTTGGAGTTATTCAAGCCGGAAGCTTTTGCACTCTATTGAGACTGGGCATTCTACTAATATATTCTGTACAAAATTTGTTCCTGAGACTTCAGATGAGCTTGTGGTTTCTGGGGCCGGAGATGCTGAA GTTCGGCTCTTTAATTTGTCTCGATTGAGTGGTAGAGGACTTGATGAAAACATGATTACTCCTTCGGCAATTTTTCAATGTCACACCAGGAGGGTTAAAAAATTAGCT GTAGAAGTTGGAAACCCAAATGTTGTGTGGAGTGCTAGTGAAGATGGGACTTTGAGGCAGCACGATTTTCGGGAAGGTGCTTCATGCCCCCCAGCAGGATCTTCTCACCAAGAATGTCGCAATATTCTA CTTGACTTGCGTTGGGGAGCCAAGAAGTCATTAGCTGATCCTCCCAAGCAATCTCTTGCACTGAAGTCTTGTGATCTCAGTTTTACGAGGCCGCATTTGCTCCTTGTTGGTGGGAG CGATGCATTTGCCCGTTTGTATGATAGAAGAATGCTGCCACCATTATCATCCAGTGAAAAGAAGTTGCCGCCACCTCCTTGTGTCAGCTACTTTTGTCCAATGCATCTTTCTGATCGT GGGCGTTCTAGCATACATCTAACCCACGTCGCCTTTAGCCCCAATTCTGAGGAGGTTCTTCTCAGTTATAGTGGGGAGCATGTATACCTGATGGATGTAAATCCCG CAACTGGAAGTAGTATGCGGTACACGGTAGGAGATATCACAAAACTGACAAGCTTTGCTCCCATACTCAATGGAGTGGAATTGCAACAGTCATTTCCTCGTGTCTGCTCTAATGGATCTAGTAAAGGCCATGTTGCTGCTAGG CTTGACAAGTGCAGAAAACTGATCCAGTTTGCTGGAAAATCACTGAAGGGTGAAACAAGCTCTTATGATGGAATTGAGGCTTGTAATGAAGTTTTGGATGGCCATGGTCATGAGATTGGACCTTCATTAATGCTCGAGTGTTTGTGTATACGTGCAGCTTTGTTGCTTAAG CGGAAATGGAAAAATGATGTTCATATGGCAATAAGAGATTGCTATAGAGCTAGGAAAATCAATTCTTCTTCTTTGAAGGCACTGCTTTGTATGTCTGAAGCTTTATTtcag TTGGGGAAGCATAAAGAAGCGCTTGACTTTGCTTTTGCTGCCCAAACATTGGCTCCATCTGATTCTGAAGTTCTAGAAAAGGTTGAGAATATAAAGAATCTCATAGCTGCAG CTGAAGCTGAGAAAAACAAGACTACCAATGGAGGATCTAATTCTGAACCTCGATCTGCAAGGTTACTGTCATTGAGTGACATACTTTATCGTTCTGAGGCTAATAGTGATGCTTCACAAGATGGTCCAAGGTCTGAAAGAGAAGATTCAGATTATGATGAGGAATTAGAGCTGGATTTTGAGACAGCATTACCAGAAGATGAAGGACGGGATATTGAGTCCAATGTTCTTCACGGGAGTTTAAATTTAAGGATCCATAGGAGAGATGATGCAAATATGGAGACTGGACGTGCAAATGGTTCTTGTGAATCACCTGCATCATCGTGTCAAAATGATAAAGCACCTTATGAG CCTGAGGCAGTCACAGACATGAAGCAAAGATATGTTGGCCACTGTAATGTTGGCACTGATATAAAACAAGCCAGTTTTCTTGGGCAAAGAG GTGAATATATTGCTAGTGGAAGTGATGATGGCAGATGGTTCATATGGGAGAAGAGAACTGGTAGATTAGTAAAAATACTACATGGAGATGATGCGG TTGTGAATTGCATCCAGTGTCATCCATTTGATTGTGTTGTGGCTACTAGTGGAATTGACAATACAATAAAG ATTTGGACACCTAGTGCTTCAGTTCCTTCCAGTGTAGCTGGTGGAGCGGCTGGACCAGAGACTTCAGATGTTCTAGATGCAATGGAAAACAATCAGCGAAGGTTAAGTCAGAGTCGGGAAGCAATCTT GCCCTTTGAAATCTTGGAAAGATTTCGGATGCATGAATTTGCAGAAGGCAGCTTGCATCCATTCGAGTGCACACAGAGCTAG